The following is a genomic window from Candidatus Latescibacterota bacterium.
AACACGATCACCGGCAAGGTGCGGGTGGAGGACGTGGACGGTGACCTCGAGGTCGAGTCCGGCGGGGGCACCCTGACCCTGCTGGGCGTCCGGGGGCGGCAGGACGTCATCAGCGCCAGCGGCGACGTGGCCATCCGCGATCCGGGCGGGGACATCAAAGTCAACTGCGCCAACGGCGACCTCAGCGTCTTCGGGCTGGGGAGCGCCGACGAGGGGAACGACGTGTTCCTCGCGAGTTCCAGCGGCGACGTGGAGATCCTTCTGCTGCCCGAAGCGTCCTTCCACCTGGACCTGGCCACGGACCTGGGGACCATGCAGCTCCGCCTGCCGCTGGCCGTGGAGGACGTCTCCCGCCGTCACGTGGCCGGCACCCTGGCGGACGGAAAGGGTCGACTGCAGATTGTAACCGCCACCGGAGACATCCGTATCACGCTCGACGCGAACTCAGGTCGAGACTGACAGGAGCGGCGACCATGGCACGGGACAAGGGCAGAACACGTTGCGAGTCGGTCAGGGATTCCCTGCCCGACTACCTGGAGGGCAGGCTCTCGGCCGCGCTCCGGGGCCCGCTGCGCGCCCATCTCCAGCGCTGTCCGTCCTGCCGCCGCGCCCACGACCGGGAGCGACGCCTCTACCAGCTGCTCGGCGACATGCCGCGAGTTTCGGCCCCCTCCTCCCTGGCCGACAGCGTCCTGGCGGCGGTCTTCGCCCAGGTGCCGCTCCGCGAGCGCGTGGCGCCCGCGCCCGCGCGCGCCGTCGGCTGGCGCCAGTGGACCCTGCTGCCGGTGGCGATCCTGATGCTGGGGATGATCCTCGGGCTGTGGATGGAGACGGCCGACCGCGCGCGCCTGCAGAGCACCGCCGCCTCCGCCCTGGTGGAGGGAAGCCGCGAACTCAGCGGTGCGCTCAGCCTGCTCGAAGGACTGCGCAGCGCCGCCGATCAGATGAGCTACCCCGTCCGCGAGAAGGCGGCCTCCCTGCTGCGCGTCGAACGCACGCTGCGCGGCGTGCTCCCGCTGGGGACGACATTCCTGATTCTGCTTGTCGCCTGCGGTCCGGCCGTGCTTGTCTTCACCCTCTATCGCATCCGGCTCAAGGGAGTTCTGTCCAATGTCCTCGTCCATCCGACGCTCCGCTAGGCGAGCCCTGCTCGCCCTGGCCGTGGCGCTCGGGCCGACGGCCGCCGTGGCCCAGTCGGCCGACGCGCCGGCCGACAGCGGCAGCGCCGATGGACTCGTCCAGGAAATCATCATCGACGACTCGGGGATCATCCTCAAGGAGGGTGATCACGAGGTGCAGCTCCCCGGCGAGGAGGACGGCAAGCGCCGGCTGCACGTGCGCGTCGACACCACGACCCGCGACGAGGAAACCTTCGCCACCGACGACGAGCAGGTCACCTTCGGCCGCGACGTCACGGTGGAGAGCGACGAGATCGTCCACAACGACCTGGTGATCCTCTTCGGCGACCTGGAGATCTACGGCGAGGTGGTGGGGAACATCGTCGTCGTGATGGGCGACGTCTACGTCCACGACGGCGCCGTCGTCACCGGCGACGTCCTGGTGGTGGGCGGCGAGGTCGAGCGCGAAGAGGGCGCGCGGATCGTCGGCGAGGTGACGCGCACCAGCAGCCGGCTCGGACACCTGTTCACCGACGACTGGCGCGCGCGCGATCTCAGCTGGCTGCACCGCGAGCGCTACGGCGCCGGCGGCGCCGTGCTCAAGCTCGTGGAGTTCCTCGTCCTGGCCCTGGCCGGCAGCCTGCTGCTGGCGCCGCGCCTGCCCCGCTTCACCGCCGGACTGCGACGCAAGCCCGGCAAGAGCATCCTGCTGGGTGTGCTCAGCCTTCTCGCCGCGCTGCTCCTGGTGGTGCCGGCCGCGCTGCTGCTGATCCTCCTGCTGCTCACGGTGGTCGGCATCCCCGTGGCGGTGCTGGTGGTTCTCGCGCTCGTCGGGGTGGGCTTCGTGGCCTGGCTGATTCCGCTCTACACCTTCTCCCGCTACACCTTCGAGGCCCGCGGGATGAATCGCTACCTCTCGGTGACGCTCTGGGCGGGCATCTACTGGCTCCTCCACATGCTGGGCGCCGGACTCGGCCCGGTCGGAGGGCTGGTGACCACGATCGAGGCGGTCGCGTGGCTGTTTGGCCTCGGAGCGCTGGTGCTGACACGGCTGGGTTCGCGGCACGTCCTCGCCGATCCGTCCTGATTCATCTGGTCAATTGGCGCGGCCCTCGCTAGCTTCCGGGCGTGTGTGACGCTTCCTCATTCCATCGATTCCTGGCGCGCGCGACGCTGCTGACGGCGGTGCTGGCGAGCGCTCTGCCTGCCGCCTGCCCGGCCGGCGGACTGGCCGATGCCCTGGGGAAGGATGGCGTCCACCTGCCGGGCATGGACTACGCGCCCGAGGACGCCGAGGCGATGCGCGGCTGGCTCGTGCAGGAGATCGTCCTCGTGGGCAATCTCCGCACGCGCGACGAGACCGTGTTGCGCGAGCTGTTCCTCCAGCCCGGCGACGCCTTCGATCCCGAACTGCTCGGACGCGACCTGCGCTTCCTGCGCGGGCTGCGGCTCTTCGCCGCCGTGGGGGTCACCGTGCGCCCGGACTCGGGCGGGGTCTATCTCACCTACTTCCTGGTGGAGCGCGGCGACCTGCGCTGGGGCCTGGTCTACCCGGTGGCCGAGTTCCGCAACGACCAGCTGCGGCTGGGTGGCGTCTACCGGCACCGCAGCCTGCTGGGGGGGCGCGAGGACCTCTGGCTCGAGTACTCGGCGGGCTGGGAGCAGCGAGCCCGCGTGAGCATCGGACGCCCCTGGCTCGGCAGCTATCCAATCGAGCACGGTCTGAGCTATCGGATCGTCGACCGCGCGGACGGCGACCAGTTCCACCTGGAGCGGGCCTCGCTCAGCTTCTGGCTGTCCCTGAGCCGGCGACGTCCGCTGGAGCACCGCTTCCTCTTCAGCCTGGGCTGGGGCGAGCGCCGCTTCCTGGTCGAGGACAGCCGGCACTACGAGCAGTTCAGCTCCGTCACCCTGGGCTACTCCCACGACAGCCGCGACAGCTTCGTGCGCCCGGCCAGCGGCGGCCTGCTGGAGCTCACGGGCACGCTCTACGATCCGATCCTCGGCAGCAGCGTCTACCTGCGGCAGGTGGGGGTGCTGGCGACGCGCTACCATCCCCTCGGCGGCTGGGTCGCCGCCGGGGGCATGGCGGCCGTGAACCGCTGGGGAGACCTCTTCTATCGCGGCGTGACATCGCTCGGCGGACTCGAATCGGTGCGCGGCTTCGGCGAGTCGAGCGTGGACGGCTGGGAGGGCGCGGACGGTCCCCACGGTCCCCGCGGCCGCAACAGCCTGGTGGCCCGCGTCGAGCTGCGCCACGACCTCCTGCCGCCCTTCACCGTGAACCTGCCGGTGATCGGGGTGGTGGACGTCCAGACCGAGGGCGCGCTCTTCACGGACGCGGGCTGGCTCTGGAGCCGCGACCGTTTTCTGCTACCCCTCGGCGCGCGCGCGCGCCTGCACAGCGGCGGGGGCGCGCTGCGGCTCTACACCCCGGTGGGGGACGTCGTCCGCCTCGAGCTGGGCATCGGCGAAGGCGGCAAGGCGGAGCTGCACCTGGGCAGCGGGATGCGCTTCTAGGCAGGATCGGGAGCCATCGGGCGCCTGGGGCATTTGCCCCAGTGCTCCCGTGTTGGACCCCGGACGCGGAATCCCTTTCATTGCAATCCGTTGAAGCCACAGCTCGCGCGGCGACCGGGGGTTTTGCCCCAGGGCGGGCTCCTGGCGCGCCGCCGCCCCGAGGGCGCTTTCCGGCCTCGACGGCGGCTTTTCCCGGCCGGGAGGGCCATCCCCGGCGGCGGTGCCTCGCGCAAGCGCAGCGCGGAACGCCGGTTGCGGAATCCTGTGCGGACGCCAGCGCAGGAGCCGCAAGTGAGCCATTTGCCCCCCCTGACCTCCAGCCAGCCAGCCCGCCGCCGGACCTCCCGCCGGTTGGCGGGTGTTGCGCTCCTGCTGCTGGCGTCCCCTCCTGTCCTCGCCCGGGCCGACGCGGTCGGCGACGTCGCGCTGAGCATGGCTCTCGGCGGCGGGCGCATGGCGCAGGTCTACCCCGCCGAGTACGTGCTCCATCACTGGGTCGTGCGCGACGGCGCGCGGGCCTGGCTCGACCTGCCGGGCTACGGGCGCGTCGAGCTGCTGCTCCCCGCCTCCGAGGGCGGCGACGGCGCCGAGGCCTACCATCCCCACGACGCCGGCGTGGCCTTCGATGCCCTGCTGGCCGTGGATGCCCCCGGGCTGCTCGGCGAGCTCTCCATTTACTGCCTGCCCTACCCGCGCGCGGGGCTCACCGGCAGCTCGGCGGCCGGCGATCGCATCTTTCTGAGCCCCGGCGTGACCCGTTACCCGGCCGAGGTCACCCACATGGTGACCACCCACGAGCTCGGTCACGTCGTGCACAACCAGCTGCTGCCCGACGAGGACGCGCGGGGCTGGCGCGAGTACCGCGAGCTGCGGGGCATCACCGACACGGCCGTCTACAGCGAGACGGCCCAGCACTGCGACCGCCCGCACGAGATCTTCGCCGAGGACTTCCGCTATCTCTTCGGCGGCACGCTGGCCAACTACAGCAACAGCATCGAGAACGCGGCCCTGCCGCTGCCCGACGCCGTGGACGGCCTGCGCGCGTTCATGCTGGCGCTCGGCCTCGGCAAGGACCGCCCCGTCGCCCTCGCCCTGGCCGCGCGCAACTTCCCCAATCCCTTCAACCCCGAGACGCGCCTGGCGCTCGAGGCCGACGCCGAGGCCGTGGGCCGTCCGCTCGCCATCGACGTCTACGACGCCGCCGGCCGCCACGTCCGCCGGCTCTTCTCCGGGCGCCTCGAGACCCTGCGGTTCGAGCTGCAGTGGGACGGCCGCGACGACCGCGGCGCGACCCTCCCCTCGGGCGCCTACTTCGCACGCATTCGGCTGGGCGACGCGCGCCTCAGCCACAAGATGCTCCTGATCGGCTAGCCTCCTCCTGTCGGTCCCCCTGGCGCCGCTCCCTCCTCCGGGGGCGGCGCCTTTTTGCGCGCCCGTCGTGAAGCGGAGCTAACGCTCTGTTTTCCAATGCGTTGACACCCCCCGCGCGCCGGCCTACCTTGGGGTCACCGA
Proteins encoded in this region:
- a CDS encoding zf-HC2 domain-containing protein; translation: MARDKGRTRCESVRDSLPDYLEGRLSAALRGPLRAHLQRCPSCRRAHDRERRLYQLLGDMPRVSAPSSLADSVLAAVFAQVPLRERVAPAPARAVGWRQWTLLPVAILMLGMILGLWMETADRARLQSTAASALVEGSRELSGALSLLEGLRSAADQMSYPVREKAASLLRVERTLRGVLPLGTTFLILLVACGPAVLVFTLYRIRLKGVLSNVLVHPTLR
- a CDS encoding BamA/TamA family outer membrane protein, which codes for MCDASSFHRFLARATLLTAVLASALPAACPAGGLADALGKDGVHLPGMDYAPEDAEAMRGWLVQEIVLVGNLRTRDETVLRELFLQPGDAFDPELLGRDLRFLRGLRLFAAVGVTVRPDSGGVYLTYFLVERGDLRWGLVYPVAEFRNDQLRLGGVYRHRSLLGGREDLWLEYSAGWEQRARVSIGRPWLGSYPIEHGLSYRIVDRADGDQFHLERASLSFWLSLSRRRPLEHRFLFSLGWGERRFLVEDSRHYEQFSSVTLGYSHDSRDSFVRPASGGLLELTGTLYDPILGSSVYLRQVGVLATRYHPLGGWVAAGGMAAVNRWGDLFYRGVTSLGGLESVRGFGESSVDGWEGADGPHGPRGRNSLVARVELRHDLLPPFTVNLPVIGVVDVQTEGALFTDAGWLWSRDRFLLPLGARARLHSGGGALRLYTPVGDVVRLELGIGEGGKAELHLGSGMRF